From a region of the Stenotrophomonas sp. BIO128-Bstrain genome:
- a CDS encoding CAAX protease, producing MEGWEMPRTLTLNPDVLNNLFTSERLNSYTAVFAPRDEFELVGAYLWNSRVCGALHPILGAAEITLRNSIDGAVSSGPLGRFWWSSSKLQWKSRGQGLIPYPVAKLRENFSKASSQVIREKKERYQIRGHIKPTHHEIISKTDFSTWEFALDGEFMGRGLLWNLYLSSVFSGDWGGRRPSVLLTHARNLVNAVRHFRNRVSHHEPVWKGAGIANPEDATRHLARKLLQVVQLIELIEPVQVQILRKNGLLGEAERACSASELRRYQLMTRERTITSRRGLALVMKQCESSNASFYVRRSVSSSRFLLTPVT from the coding sequence ATGGAAGGCTGGGAAATGCCCAGAACACTGACACTTAATCCCGATGTTCTTAACAATTTGTTCACATCGGAGCGACTCAACAGCTACACGGCTGTTTTCGCCCCAAGGGACGAATTCGAACTCGTTGGTGCTTATTTGTGGAACTCGCGCGTTTGCGGTGCGTTGCACCCTATCCTGGGAGCGGCGGAAATTACGCTACGCAACTCCATCGATGGAGCCGTCAGCAGTGGCCCACTAGGGCGATTTTGGTGGAGCTCTTCGAAGCTGCAATGGAAGTCGCGTGGTCAAGGGCTTATCCCTTATCCCGTGGCTAAGCTGCGCGAGAATTTCTCAAAAGCTTCTTCTCAGGTCATCCGCGAGAAGAAGGAGCGATATCAGATCAGGGGACACATTAAGCCCACCCATCACGAGATCATCTCTAAGACGGATTTCTCAACTTGGGAGTTCGCATTGGACGGAGAGTTCATGGGGCGCGGCTTGCTTTGGAACCTCTATCTTTCCTCAGTGTTTAGTGGGGATTGGGGCGGGCGGCGTCCAAGTGTATTGCTGACGCACGCTCGCAACCTTGTCAACGCTGTGCGCCACTTTAGAAATCGTGTTTCCCACCATGAGCCGGTATGGAAGGGAGCTGGCATTGCAAATCCAGAAGATGCGACGCGACATTTGGCGCGCAAGCTTTTGCAGGTGGTCCAGCTCATTGAGCTGATCGAACCCGTCCAGGTGCAGATTTTGCGGAAGAACGGATTGCTTGGCGAGGCGGAGCGCGCTTGTTCGGCGTCTGAGCTCCGGCGCTACCAGCTCATGACTCGAGAGCGCACGATCACATCCAGGCGCGGTCTAGCCCTCGTGATGAAGCAATGCGAGTCGTCAAACGCCTCCTTCTATGTGAGACGCAGTGTCAGTTCTTCGCGTTTCTTGCTTACCCCTGTGACCTAG
- a CDS encoding HAD-IA family hydrolase — protein MPTLHCKALLLDMDGTLIDSLVLVEHVLGLFSTKHGLDYEEVRARAHGMQTIDLVRHYLGDTDAARQEAKMLERYEEEHVEGIVATPGAAALLRSLPPHQVALVTSAGQKLARNRMNAAGLQLPTTAVFAEDANPGKPNPFCYQLGAKRLGLDAKDCVVIEDARAGIEAGLAAGAIVLNVGPRHPEQSARVIDIASLEDLTIEVIGDSLNIGYVERNTNP, from the coding sequence ATGCCAACCCTGCACTGCAAAGCCCTCCTCCTAGACATGGACGGAACGCTCATCGACTCGCTGGTCCTTGTCGAGCACGTCCTTGGCTTGTTCTCGACCAAGCACGGCTTGGACTATGAGGAAGTAAGGGCAAGGGCTCATGGCATGCAGACCATTGATCTTGTCAGGCACTACCTGGGCGACACCGACGCGGCGCGGCAAGAAGCCAAGATGTTGGAGCGCTATGAGGAAGAACACGTCGAAGGCATCGTCGCTACGCCTGGCGCTGCTGCACTGCTCCGCTCGCTTCCACCGCATCAAGTCGCCTTGGTGACCTCGGCCGGCCAAAAGCTTGCGCGAAATCGAATGAACGCAGCAGGGCTCCAACTGCCGACGACAGCGGTCTTCGCTGAGGATGCCAATCCTGGCAAGCCCAACCCGTTTTGCTATCAACTCGGCGCAAAGCGGCTCGGACTCGACGCCAAGGACTGTGTGGTCATTGAAGACGCTCGTGCTGGGATCGAGGCTGGCCTTGCCGCAGGAGCCATCGTCTTGAACGTTGGTCCGCGACATCCCGAGCAAAGCGCTCGCGTCATCGACATAGCCTCGCTGGAGGACCTCACCATCGAGGTCATTGGAGATTCCCTTAACATTGGCTATGTTGAGCGCAACACCAACCCATAG
- a CDS encoding ankyrin repeat domain-containing protein: protein MKEREKLEAAVKAGDVSRVLKIVAASPINSRLAWEAVQEAVEANNEDIIDALLPSLLPTQSAFPLAVAASGGQVSILRKLIPVSNPRADESLALSWAARSGSVEAVEALLPFTDPLASDSNALVHAAREGHAEIVALLIPLSDPKANGNRALWEAATHGHLNIVKLLLPVSSAIVCAMSILPDAAARGATDFIKILLKAKLPDAGDTYATGLDAAATNGHLDTVNVLIPAIIKAGAPRGFGNKAIYEAARAGHTSIVERLIGVVSQSACSHALAAAIEGGKRETAIALLDNADHIETERSLYGIERKSCLAELIAERQASQARKHLDDHTSVPALKRHRPARI, encoded by the coding sequence GTGAAAGAGCGGGAGAAGTTAGAAGCAGCGGTGAAGGCTGGTGACGTGTCGCGTGTATTAAAGATCGTGGCTGCGTCTCCGATCAATTCTCGGCTGGCTTGGGAGGCCGTTCAAGAAGCCGTTGAAGCGAACAACGAAGACATCATTGATGCACTGCTACCGTCGCTTCTGCCGACGCAAAGTGCCTTCCCGCTCGCCGTTGCGGCCTCAGGAGGGCAGGTGTCAATCCTGCGCAAGTTGATCCCGGTGTCTAACCCCAGGGCCGACGAGTCGTTGGCGCTATCTTGGGCTGCACGAAGTGGATCTGTTGAAGCCGTAGAAGCACTTCTTCCTTTCACTGATCCCTTGGCAAGCGACTCAAACGCATTAGTTCACGCTGCAAGGGAGGGTCATGCAGAGATCGTTGCGCTTCTCATTCCGCTGAGCGATCCCAAGGCGAATGGCAACCGTGCACTCTGGGAGGCTGCAACCCACGGACACCTCAACATCGTGAAGCTCCTTCTTCCCGTCTCGTCGGCCATCGTTTGCGCGATGAGTATCCTGCCCGATGCAGCTGCGCGCGGCGCGACGGATTTCATCAAAATCTTGCTCAAGGCCAAGCTGCCCGATGCGGGCGATACCTATGCAACGGGATTGGATGCAGCGGCGACGAACGGGCATCTGGACACGGTCAATGTTCTGATCCCTGCGATCATCAAAGCCGGCGCACCACGCGGGTTTGGCAACAAGGCCATCTATGAGGCGGCGAGAGCTGGGCACACGAGCATCGTTGAGCGTCTGATTGGGGTGGTGAGTCAGTCGGCGTGTTCCCACGCTCTAGCGGCAGCCATCGAGGGAGGCAAGCGGGAAACTGCGATTGCACTGTTGGACAACGCCGATCACATTGAGACCGAGCGATCGCTCTACGGAATTGAACGAAAGTCGTGTCTTGCTGAGCTCATCGCTGAGCGTCAGGCCTCCCAAGCGCGGAAGCACCTAGACGATCATACGAGCGTTCCCGCATTGAAGCGGCATCGGCCTGCGCGGATCTAG
- a CDS encoding AAA family ATPase, which yields MTILNEIFEWSKGLPPWQSDAISRLLAKNALDEQDEADLLALLKSANGIADPKGRVAKPLAAGQVPLPPAGGSTIVLQAVKDLQHVNAIAPHQSLGMGATGLTIIYGSNGSGKSGYSRVLKRACRARDQQEDIHPDANLAASKSTTPQATFVVSQNGVVSELTWQQGVTPPEELSSIAVFDARCAKAYLDQEGDFAYVPYGLEVFAALATLCQRLEAKVSDELLRAQVDTTAFAPLLGETQVGKQIAVLSAKTKPEVIESLATLSEKELARHAEVEASLKEGNPKEKAQQVRLRAQRFSALAAKVAVEEERLSEAAVTVVHQAADAYRNAQVAAKIAAQLHTEGGKLLPGTGGEVWRDLYEAAKKFAVSAYPDKSFDELSSDDACLLCQQPLQAGAERMRRFEAFVEAEAEKARDARREDFRAVFVPMTKEVVALGLDEAIRVELRAENEQLASDVEAYEEALIARQKSVKDAATADDWSVVINAGGSPKAALSLLAEQLHSAAKALDDASDEKARNALQSEFNELKARMQLAVVKDSVLSAINKFSVQSKLKGCLPHLRTRSISTKATEVAAQVVSKELGEALNREFKSLGVSSLSVSSQSRSARGKTLHRLRLELPQSLSPSEILSEGEQRAIAIGSFLAEVSLSGQTGAIIFDDPVCSLDHRRRERVAKRLVEEAEKRQVIIFTHDIYFLNLLTEAAVRAGRPVVTQSLVRQAQGYGVASPNLPFEGLSSSKRVGFLKTVHVEAAKAHKLGEEQKHYDLTVGAYSNLRLAWERAVEEVLLRNVVLRFRKGVETQRLSGVTVTDADYARIEAGMAKCSNYAHDKAQFGGIAVPEPDELMEDIADFDAFIKEVNARSEKTVASRKKGAPAAAAPA from the coding sequence GTGACGATTTTGAACGAGATCTTTGAATGGTCTAAGGGCCTGCCACCTTGGCAAAGTGATGCCATCTCTCGACTGCTAGCAAAAAATGCTCTCGATGAACAAGACGAGGCGGACCTGCTGGCGCTGCTGAAATCTGCGAACGGCATTGCCGATCCGAAGGGGCGGGTAGCCAAGCCGCTTGCGGCGGGACAAGTCCCACTGCCACCTGCGGGTGGGAGCACCATCGTGCTGCAAGCCGTGAAGGATTTGCAGCACGTCAATGCTATCGCGCCGCACCAAAGCCTGGGGATGGGTGCAACTGGCTTAACAATCATCTACGGCAGTAACGGGTCGGGGAAGTCTGGTTACTCGCGAGTTCTCAAGCGCGCATGTCGTGCTCGTGATCAACAAGAGGACATTCATCCAGACGCCAACCTCGCTGCTTCCAAGTCCACCACGCCGCAGGCGACCTTTGTCGTGTCGCAAAACGGTGTGGTCAGCGAGCTTACTTGGCAGCAGGGCGTCACACCGCCAGAGGAGCTTTCATCCATTGCGGTTTTTGACGCGCGCTGCGCTAAGGCATATCTCGACCAAGAGGGAGACTTTGCCTATGTGCCTTACGGCTTAGAAGTGTTCGCAGCGCTCGCAACGCTATGTCAGCGTCTGGAGGCCAAGGTTTCGGACGAACTTCTCAGGGCACAGGTCGACACTACAGCTTTCGCGCCTCTCCTCGGTGAGACGCAAGTTGGGAAACAAATTGCTGTGTTGTCTGCCAAGACCAAGCCTGAGGTGATCGAAAGCTTGGCGACCTTGAGCGAGAAAGAGCTTGCGCGGCACGCCGAAGTGGAAGCCAGTCTGAAGGAAGGCAACCCCAAAGAGAAGGCACAACAAGTTCGTCTTCGGGCCCAGCGGTTTAGTGCACTTGCAGCGAAGGTGGCAGTCGAAGAGGAGCGCCTGAGCGAAGCGGCGGTGACGGTCGTCCATCAAGCAGCTGATGCCTATCGCAATGCGCAGGTCGCAGCCAAGATCGCCGCTCAGTTGCATACAGAGGGCGGCAAACTCTTGCCAGGCACCGGTGGCGAGGTGTGGCGAGATCTCTATGAGGCGGCAAAGAAGTTTGCCGTCAGTGCGTATCCGGACAAGAGCTTCGATGAACTCTCGTCGGATGACGCTTGCTTGCTTTGCCAGCAGCCACTGCAAGCGGGCGCCGAGCGAATGCGGCGCTTCGAGGCCTTTGTAGAGGCTGAGGCAGAGAAGGCGCGCGATGCCAGGCGAGAGGATTTTCGTGCGGTCTTTGTGCCGATGACGAAGGAGGTCGTCGCCCTCGGGTTGGATGAGGCCATTCGGGTCGAGCTTCGCGCGGAAAACGAGCAGCTGGCCAGCGACGTGGAGGCGTATGAAGAGGCGTTGATTGCGCGCCAGAAATCCGTCAAAGATGCTGCCACTGCCGATGATTGGAGTGTGGTGATCAATGCCGGGGGGAGTCCGAAAGCAGCACTTTCGCTTCTTGCTGAGCAATTGCACAGCGCAGCCAAAGCGCTTGATGACGCTTCGGATGAAAAGGCGCGCAATGCTTTGCAGAGCGAGTTCAATGAGCTCAAGGCCCGCATGCAGTTGGCGGTGGTCAAAGACTCGGTGCTTAGCGCCATTAACAAATTTTCAGTGCAATCCAAACTGAAAGGCTGCCTGCCCCATCTCCGGACGCGGTCGATCTCCACCAAGGCTACCGAGGTTGCCGCACAGGTGGTCTCGAAGGAACTGGGTGAAGCGCTCAATCGTGAGTTCAAGTCACTCGGGGTCTCTTCACTGAGCGTGTCTTCGCAGAGTCGATCCGCTCGTGGAAAGACGCTCCACCGACTTCGTCTAGAGTTGCCTCAGTCATTGTCACCCTCTGAGATCCTCAGTGAAGGTGAGCAGCGCGCCATCGCTATCGGTTCGTTCCTGGCCGAGGTTTCACTGAGTGGCCAAACGGGAGCAATTATATTCGACGACCCGGTTTGCTCTTTAGATCACCGTCGTCGTGAGCGCGTTGCCAAGCGTCTTGTTGAAGAGGCAGAAAAGCGGCAGGTGATCATCTTTACGCACGACATCTATTTTTTGAACCTACTGACTGAAGCTGCCGTGCGCGCGGGCAGGCCCGTCGTGACCCAAAGCTTGGTTCGTCAGGCTCAAGGTTACGGCGTTGCAAGTCCCAATCTTCCATTCGAAGGATTGAGCAGTTCAAAGCGTGTGGGGTTCCTCAAAACCGTTCACGTTGAAGCAGCGAAGGCGCACAAGCTTGGGGAGGAGCAGAAACACTACGACCTCACCGTAGGGGCTTACTCCAACTTGCGCTTGGCTTGGGAGCGAGCAGTGGAGGAGGTGCTGCTCCGAAACGTCGTTCTCCGGTTCCGCAAGGGCGTGGAGACGCAGCGTCTATCAGGTGTAACGGTGACGGATGCTGATTACGCGCGCATCGAAGCAGGTATGGCTAAGTGCTCTAACTACGCGCACGACAAGGCCCAGTTCGGTGGGATCGCGGTTCCTGAGCCGGACGAGCTCATGGAAGACATCGCTGACTTCGATGCCTTCATCAAGGAGGTGAATGCGCGCTCGGAGAAGACGGTGGCATCGCGAAAGAAGGGGGCACCGGCAGCAGCAGCCCCCGCATGA
- a CDS encoding tyrosine-type recombinase/integrase, producing the protein MSTEPWAIHHRIDKRDLSISSWVDLEAGWVSFANTKNGSTHTLPLAPGAKRILTLREEASRKSQSPWVFPARSSRAVQGHYLDSKAILQGLKKAGEIEALRTHDLRRTFATVAEEVASYAVVKRLLNHRNSRDVTGRYTKVDDARLLEEMTRIERVMLASDPLLLTVLT; encoded by the coding sequence GTGTCTACGGAACCCTGGGCGATTCACCATCGGATCGATAAGCGAGATCTTTCGATTAGCTCTTGGGTGGATTTGGAGGCCGGGTGGGTGTCTTTTGCCAATACGAAAAACGGCTCTACCCATACGCTCCCGCTTGCGCCGGGCGCTAAGCGGATTTTGACCCTGCGCGAGGAGGCGTCTCGGAAGAGCCAGTCTCCTTGGGTTTTTCCGGCTCGGAGCAGCAGGGCGGTGCAAGGCCACTATTTGGACAGTAAGGCAATCTTGCAGGGCTTGAAGAAAGCTGGCGAGATCGAGGCGCTTAGGACCCACGACCTGCGTCGGACCTTTGCTACAGTGGCCGAGGAAGTGGCTTCGTATGCGGTCGTGAAACGGCTTCTCAATCACCGCAACAGCCGAGACGTTACCGGCCGCTACACTAAAGTGGACGATGCGCGGCTGCTGGAAGAGATGACGCGAATTGAGCGAGTTATGCTCGCCTCGGATCCGCTGCTGTTGACCGTTCTGACCTAA
- a CDS encoding IS3-like element ISStma9 family transposase (programmed frameshift): protein MSTKRYTDEFKIEAVRQIVEYGRPVAEVAERLGVSIHSLYGWKRQQGKGDVGRRVEQDQNAEVRRLKAELRRVTEERDIPKKSRRVLCKGVRAKYAFMKQHADEFGLAAMCRMLGVHRSGYYAWLKEPASARDKDDQRLLGLIKHSWLESGSVYGHRKVTTDLRELGETCSRHRVARLMKSEGLRAMVGYGRRPRPLSGPVGSVAKNVLARGFKVSEPNRAWVTDITYIRTYDGFLYLAVVLDLFSRQVVGWATRPTQHTDLVLQALLAAVWRRKPSPGLLLHSDQGTQFTSEDWQSFLREHDIVCSMSRRGNCHDNAAMESFFQLLKRERIKRRIYSNHDEARADVFQYIEMFYNPKRRHSSNDGLSPVEFEKQYALNG from the exons ATGAGCACGAAGCGGTACACCGATGAGTTCAAGATCGAGGCGGTCCGACAGATCGTTGAGTACGGCCGTCCGGTAGCGGAGGTTGCCGAGCGACTGGGCGTGTCGATCCATAGTCTTTACGGCTGGAAGCGGCAACAAGGCAAAGGCGATGTTGGCCGGCGTGTCGAGCAGGACCAGAACGCGGAAGTGCGCCGCCTCAAGGCTGAGCTACGCAGGGTCACTGAAGAGCGAGACATCC CTAAAAAAAGCCGCCGCGTACTTTGCAAAGGGGTAAGAGCAAAGTACGCCTTCATGAAGCAACACGCAGATGAGTTCGGCCTCGCGGCGATGTGTCGGATGCTTGGCGTCCATCGCAGTGGCTACTACGCCTGGCTAAAAGAGCCGGCAAGCGCTCGCGACAAGGACGATCAGCGGTTGCTCGGCCTAATCAAGCACAGCTGGCTGGAAAGCGGCTCTGTGTATGGCCACCGCAAAGTGACCACAGATCTGCGCGAGCTTGGCGAGACGTGTAGTCGTCATCGCGTGGCACGCTTGATGAAGAGCGAGGGGCTGCGGGCAATGGTCGGCTACGGTCGGCGACCACGCCCATTGAGCGGCCCTGTTGGATCAGTCGCCAAGAACGTTCTGGCTCGCGGCTTCAAAGTCAGTGAGCCAAATCGCGCGTGGGTCACGGACATCACCTACATCCGCACGTACGACGGCTTCCTGTACTTGGCGGTAGTGCTTGATCTGTTTTCGCGTCAGGTCGTTGGATGGGCAACCCGACCAACTCAACATACGGACCTGGTTTTGCAGGCGCTATTGGCTGCAGTGTGGCGGCGCAAGCCAAGCCCCGGGCTTCTGCTTCACTCCGACCAGGGAACCCAGTTCACCAGCGAAGACTGGCAGAGCTTCCTGCGCGAGCACGACATCGTGTGCAGCATGAGTCGACGAGGAAACTGCCATGACAACGCAGCGATGGAGAGCTTCTTCCAGCTACTGAAGCGGGAGCGTATTAAGCGGAGGATCTACAGCAATCACGACGAGGCACGGGCCGACGTCTTCCAGTACATCGAGATGTTCTACAACCCAAAACGGCGGCACAGTTCCAACGACGGGCTGTCCCCGGTAGAGTTCGAGAAGCAGTACGCACTAAACGGCTGA
- a CDS encoding integrase arm-type DNA-binding domain-containing protein has protein sequence MENKASRRLALTATMVKEQLSFTRVPEVNAEGKIVKFAPNTDQKRYVVFDSHRDAPVGFGVAVNKTGMSYILQRRIGARVLKATLGNCRDITLAKAREDAKVALASMQASGKTPAQARQIDKDEIRVSLMTVEACFALYRRHLIERARPAKDSSLGGWNTPRSGLAGLRWIYWVCLSVTWSTNSGSWMRLTKSPRASAIWPRGPSGRMPQPRRLISQPSPPQN, from the coding sequence ATGGAAAACAAGGCCTCTCGACGTCTGGCGCTTACGGCGACCATGGTCAAAGAGCAGCTGTCCTTCACGCGCGTGCCGGAGGTCAACGCCGAGGGCAAGATCGTCAAGTTTGCCCCGAATACGGATCAGAAGCGCTATGTGGTGTTCGATAGCCACCGAGACGCGCCGGTTGGCTTTGGGGTGGCGGTGAACAAAACCGGGATGAGCTACATCTTGCAGCGCCGCATTGGTGCCCGTGTGCTCAAAGCGACACTGGGGAATTGCCGGGACATCACCCTTGCCAAGGCCCGTGAAGACGCCAAGGTTGCTCTGGCTTCCATGCAAGCCAGTGGGAAGACGCCCGCCCAGGCCAGGCAAATCGACAAGGACGAGATCCGGGTAAGCCTGATGACGGTTGAGGCGTGCTTTGCGCTCTATCGCCGTCATTTGATTGAGCGTGCAAGGCCTGCCAAGGACAGCAGCCTCGGGGGCTGGAATACGCCGAGAAGCGGCTTGGCCGGGCTGAGGTGGATCTATTGGGTCTGCCTATCGGTGACTTGGTCAACGAACAGCGGATCCTGGATGCGTTTGACGAAATCGCCAAGGGCAAGCGCCATCTGGCCGAGGGGACCAAGCGGGCGAATGCCACAACCACGGCGTTTGATAAGCCAACCGTCACCACCGCAGAACTGA